A stretch of Sinimarinibacterium sp. NLF-5-8 DNA encodes these proteins:
- a CDS encoding acetyl-CoA C-acetyltransferase has translation MTNAYIYEHVRTPRGKGRAGGALHEISPLQLGTQVLQALRERTQLDTRQLDDVIMGVVSPVGEQGSVLPRSIVLNADYDESIPGVQVNRFCGSGLEAVNMAAMQVMSGQCQALVAGGVESMSRVPIGADGGAWSCDPAFAAKVSFVPQGISADLIATMDGFDRAAVDAFALESQRRAAQAWAENRFSKSVIPVHDVLGDTVLACDEYLRPATTPEDLARLKPAFEQMGRDGGFDAVAIRKYPQVQTIEHVHTAGNSSGIVDGACAVLLGNKGFGIANGLTPRARIRAVASVGCEPCMMLAGPTPAARKVLAKAGMSVKDIDLFEVNEAFAAVVLRFMRELEVDHAKVNVNGGAIALGHPLGATGAMLIGTALDELERTGQSTALCVLCVGAGMGTAAIIERV, from the coding sequence ATGACCAACGCATACATTTATGAGCATGTCCGTACGCCGCGCGGCAAAGGGCGCGCAGGCGGCGCACTGCATGAGATTTCACCGCTACAGCTTGGCACGCAGGTTCTTCAAGCACTGCGCGAGCGCACCCAATTGGATACCCGTCAGCTGGACGATGTCATCATGGGCGTGGTGTCGCCGGTTGGAGAACAAGGCTCGGTATTGCCTCGCAGCATTGTTTTGAATGCTGACTACGATGAGTCGATCCCTGGAGTACAGGTCAACCGCTTTTGTGGCTCAGGCCTGGAGGCCGTCAACATGGCGGCCATGCAAGTGATGTCTGGACAGTGCCAGGCGCTGGTTGCAGGGGGGGTAGAGTCAATGTCTCGGGTGCCTATTGGCGCTGATGGCGGAGCGTGGTCATGTGACCCGGCGTTTGCCGCAAAAGTCAGCTTTGTTCCTCAGGGCATCAGCGCGGACCTTATCGCGACGATGGATGGCTTTGATCGCGCAGCAGTCGATGCCTTCGCTTTGGAAAGCCAGCGCCGTGCGGCACAAGCCTGGGCAGAGAACCGTTTTTCAAAATCAGTGATTCCAGTACATGACGTTTTGGGCGACACCGTTCTGGCGTGTGATGAATACCTGCGCCCGGCCACTACGCCGGAGGATTTAGCCAGACTCAAACCCGCCTTCGAACAAATGGGGCGTGATGGTGGTTTTGATGCGGTTGCGATCCGTAAATATCCACAAGTGCAGACCATTGAACACGTTCACACCGCAGGCAATTCCAGCGGGATTGTCGATGGTGCCTGTGCTGTGTTGTTGGGGAATAAAGGATTCGGCATCGCCAATGGCCTGACGCCGCGCGCGCGGATTCGTGCGGTGGCGTCGGTCGGATGTGAGCCGTGCATGATGCTCGCCGGGCCCACGCCCGCCGCGCGAAAGGTGCTGGCCAAAGCCGGAATGTCCGTCAAAGACATTGATCTGTTTGAAGTCAATGAAGCCTTTGCCGCCGTTGTGCTGCGCTTCATGCGCGAGCTTGAGGTTGATCATGCAAAAGTCAACGTCAACGGCGGTGCCATTGCCCTTGGGCACCCGCTGGGAGCCACCGGCGCCATGCTCATTGGCACTGCACTGGATGAGCTGGAGCGCACCGGACAATCCACTGCACTTTGTGTGCTGTGTGTCGGTGCCGGTATGGGAACCGCAGCCATCATCGAACGCGTTTGA
- a CDS encoding SDR family oxidoreductase has product MSQARSNHPPAADSHLAYDGKVVVVSGGSSGIGLGISRHLAALGATVVILGRTQEKLDTAQSQIRTDNGIAHTYAVDVRDDGHIDAALTQCATQLGGIDLVVAAAAGNFFTPADKLSSKGFRTVVEIDLIGTFNVFSHALPHLRKPGASLLAITAPQAQRAMPNQVHACAAKAGIDMLVKCLALEWGKLGVRVNAVSPGPIAGTEGLARLSASPEIERMVRENTALKAFGDVDDIARAVAWLGSDSARYVTGSILDCDGGMRLGNFPAL; this is encoded by the coding sequence ATGAGCCAAGCCCGATCCAACCATCCGCCAGCAGCAGACAGCCATCTGGCATATGACGGAAAAGTCGTCGTTGTTTCGGGGGGATCGTCAGGAATCGGCCTGGGAATCAGCCGCCATCTGGCAGCTCTTGGGGCAACCGTGGTCATTTTGGGACGCACGCAAGAAAAGCTGGATACTGCGCAGTCGCAGATTCGTACCGACAATGGCATTGCCCACACCTATGCCGTAGATGTACGGGATGACGGACACATTGATGCAGCCTTAACCCAGTGCGCGACTCAATTGGGGGGAATAGATCTGGTCGTCGCAGCGGCAGCAGGCAATTTTTTCACGCCCGCTGACAAGCTCTCGTCCAAGGGGTTCAGAACGGTGGTTGAGATCGATCTGATCGGAACATTCAATGTGTTTTCCCACGCACTTCCACACCTTCGCAAACCCGGGGCATCATTACTGGCGATCACTGCGCCGCAAGCACAACGCGCCATGCCCAATCAGGTACATGCCTGCGCTGCAAAAGCAGGCATCGACATGTTGGTGAAATGTCTGGCATTGGAGTGGGGGAAACTTGGGGTACGCGTCAATGCAGTATCACCCGGGCCGATCGCAGGCACAGAAGGTCTGGCGCGGCTATCAGCATCACCTGAAATTGAGCGTATGGTGCGCGAAAATACGGCGCTCAAAGCGTTCGGAGATGTTGACGATATCGCCCGCGCAGTCGCATGGCTGGGCAGCGATTCGGCACGATATGTCACCGGTTCGATCCTCGATTGCGATGGCGGCATGCGCCTCGGCAATTTCCCGGCATTGTGA
- a CDS encoding enoyl-CoA hydratase/isomerase family protein, giving the protein MLIEERTEQRLLIVTLNRPEAANAINTEMANALSALAARVEKSPCLDAVILTGQGRHFCSGGDIAAFGHALTQSQDGTALANLLSTLATTVHSALDRLVKAGPLLVAAINGSATGAGLGMLCACDLIYAKPGVKLRAGFSQLGLSPDTGTTWFLPRRVGRHRALALLLNKAPISVERALAIGLVDELLYGESALFLDKVIARTHQLIASGKAVRHTRRLIHSSEQKTLSEHLQEEQSTLVNLATSPEVQAHLRAVLQSDLGKKQS; this is encoded by the coding sequence TTGCTGATTGAAGAACGCACTGAGCAACGCCTGCTCATCGTTACGCTGAATCGACCTGAAGCAGCCAACGCCATCAATACCGAAATGGCCAACGCGCTGTCAGCACTTGCTGCACGCGTGGAAAAATCACCTTGTCTGGATGCTGTCATTTTGACCGGCCAGGGACGCCACTTTTGCAGTGGCGGTGATATCGCGGCGTTTGGCCATGCACTCACACAATCGCAAGATGGCACTGCTTTGGCTAACTTGCTCAGCACCTTGGCGACAACCGTACACAGCGCGCTGGATCGTTTGGTCAAAGCCGGTCCATTGCTGGTGGCCGCAATCAACGGCTCAGCAACCGGCGCAGGGCTAGGAATGTTATGCGCTTGCGATCTGATTTACGCCAAACCAGGAGTCAAACTGCGCGCCGGTTTTTCGCAGTTAGGGCTGTCTCCAGACACGGGAACAACATGGTTTTTGCCTCGTCGCGTTGGGCGGCACCGGGCATTGGCATTGCTGCTCAATAAAGCACCTATATCTGTTGAGCGAGCACTGGCGATAGGGCTGGTCGATGAGCTGCTCTACGGAGAATCGGCGCTTTTTCTCGACAAAGTCATTGCGCGAACACATCAGTTGATTGCCAGCGGTAAAGCAGTCCGACATACACGCCGATTGATTCATTCAAGCGAGCAAAAGACACTGTCAGAGCACCTCCAGGAAGAACAATCAACGCTGGTCAATTTGGCCACCTCCCCCGAGGTACAGGCACACCTTCGGGCTGTACTGCAATCCGACCTGGGAAAAAAGCAGTCATGA
- a CDS encoding enoyl-CoA hydratase-related protein — protein MSLPPIRVTCEPPIAILSLDRPEKLNAMDIPLLAELRKKLVETIADEAIGAIILTGEGVAFSAGADLAATLDNLPRDAQGEIDLACLLREYYNPILHTMQSSPKPVIAAVNGVAAGGASSLAFMADLTLAARSARFSQAFVRVGLIPDVGGSWILPRTLGWQHALGTALLGCTLSADEAFAKGLIWSVVDDRQQLLNTARQLALQLASIPPVTFAAIKQGLRSGMQKSFDAQLDLEAELQGACGRAEFHALANRFLQR, from the coding sequence ATGAGCCTTCCGCCCATACGAGTCACTTGCGAGCCTCCGATTGCAATACTGTCTCTTGATCGCCCCGAAAAACTTAATGCAATGGATATTCCGTTACTGGCGGAATTGCGCAAAAAACTCGTTGAGACAATTGCAGATGAGGCCATTGGTGCAATCATCCTCACCGGCGAGGGCGTTGCGTTCAGCGCTGGCGCTGATCTGGCGGCAACCCTGGACAATTTACCGCGCGATGCACAGGGTGAAATTGATCTTGCCTGCTTGCTCCGCGAATACTACAACCCGATTCTCCATACGATGCAGTCATCGCCCAAGCCTGTTATTGCAGCAGTTAATGGTGTAGCAGCAGGCGGAGCATCTTCACTGGCGTTTATGGCCGATCTGACGCTAGCGGCACGATCTGCCAGATTTTCTCAGGCATTTGTTCGCGTAGGATTGATTCCCGATGTTGGTGGCAGCTGGATTTTGCCCAGAACACTGGGATGGCAGCACGCCTTGGGTACGGCACTGCTGGGATGCACACTCAGTGCCGATGAAGCATTTGCCAAAGGCCTGATCTGGAGCGTCGTGGATGACAGGCAGCAACTGCTCAACACTGCGCGACAACTCGCCCTGCAATTAGCATCGATCCCTCCTGTAACGTTTGCCGCCATCAAACAGGGCTTGCGCAGCGGCATGCAAAAGAGCTTCGACGCTCAACTTGACCTGGAGGCAGAGTTGCAAGGGGCCTGTGGGCGGGCAGAGTTTCATGCACTTGCAAACCGTTTTCTGCAACGCTGA
- a CDS encoding MarR family winged helix-turn-helix transcriptional regulator — translation MTEKKTTTASKKKVAKIKAKNTLPDNRLLKHHSEFMGFFYKVHYQLGMALEAAMCHGVVSHTQGAVLWLVASEVGPDGKIMRKQIEQSLREWYETSNSNVSKMLRDLARPPLNFLTQEESPHSGREKVITLTSEGAAFVEEMRRRGTDYLEQALTHMSADEMSKGVDFFAALFSKPVVKAAIEQEPVPARRGGGYRRRSAAV, via the coding sequence ATGACAGAAAAAAAAACTACAACAGCATCCAAGAAAAAAGTGGCAAAGATCAAAGCTAAAAACACATTGCCAGACAATCGCTTGCTAAAGCATCACTCTGAGTTCATGGGTTTTTTTTACAAAGTGCATTACCAGTTGGGGATGGCGCTGGAGGCGGCGATGTGCCACGGCGTTGTTTCGCATACCCAGGGCGCTGTGCTGTGGCTGGTGGCGTCAGAGGTTGGGCCTGACGGCAAGATCATGCGTAAACAAATTGAGCAAAGCCTGCGAGAGTGGTACGAGACCAGTAATTCGAATGTCTCAAAGATGCTGCGTGATCTGGCACGGCCGCCGCTAAATTTTCTGACACAGGAGGAAAGTCCGCACTCAGGGCGTGAAAAAGTCATCACCCTGACTTCAGAAGGTGCAGCGTTTGTTGAAGAAATGCGGCGGCGTGGTACGGATTATCTTGAGCAGGCACTTACCCATATGAGCGCTGATGAGATGTCCAAAGGCGTTGATTTCTTTGCGGCATTGTTCAGCAAACCGGTGGTGAAGGCGGCAATAGAACAAGAGCCGGTTCCTGCACGCCGGGGAGGCGGGTACCGTAGAAGGAGTGCGGCAGTCTGA
- a CDS encoding long-chain fatty acid--CoA ligase produces MQFTQGLHRAVQQRPQAVATVCGTRVHSFAQVHDRVARLAGGLLKLGVKRHDRVAILSLNSDRYLECYLACAWIGAVVNPINFRWSIPEVVYSIVDSQSKVLITDDQFAPQATTICQNSPCIEHQLFIGDNTCPSNMTASEELIACHQPVADAEIGHDELFGIFYTGGTTGKPKGVMLSHLNIATSALAVLTEGMYPEGTVALHAAPMFHLADMMVTASVLLRGGSHIIAPVFRPDLVLNLIEQWQITDLLLVPAMLQALADHPTIHSARTTSIARVLYGASPVSEALLNRAMAALPTATFTQIYGMTEMSAVMTALSPYHHSRQGQSSGKLRSGGRACCHVQVQIMDPDDRPLPRDQVGEICVRGPNIMQGYLNQPEATAEALRNGWMHTGDMGYMDDDGYVFIVDRLKDMIITGGENVYSTEVENAIAKHPAVAAVSVIGIPSPEWGESVHACIVLRSGQNLTLEALSSHCKTLIAGYKCPRSIEIFDQLPLSGAGKVLKTALREKFWGSSQRKVS; encoded by the coding sequence ATGCAATTCACTCAAGGATTACACCGGGCAGTACAGCAGCGTCCGCAAGCTGTTGCAACAGTGTGCGGGACTCGTGTCCATAGCTTTGCACAAGTACACGACCGGGTCGCACGGCTCGCTGGAGGTTTGCTAAAACTCGGCGTAAAGCGACACGACCGAGTGGCAATACTGAGCCTGAACTCCGACCGCTATCTGGAATGCTATCTGGCTTGCGCCTGGATCGGTGCTGTTGTCAATCCAATCAATTTTCGCTGGAGCATTCCTGAGGTTGTCTACTCAATCGTGGATTCCCAATCTAAAGTGCTGATTACTGACGATCAGTTTGCGCCACAAGCAACAACAATTTGCCAGAACAGTCCCTGCATTGAGCACCAACTTTTTATTGGGGATAACACTTGCCCATCCAATATGACCGCAAGCGAGGAACTGATTGCTTGCCACCAACCTGTCGCAGACGCCGAAATCGGGCACGATGAGCTGTTTGGCATTTTCTATACCGGTGGAACCACAGGCAAACCAAAGGGTGTGATGCTATCGCACCTGAATATTGCAACCTCTGCCCTTGCCGTTCTGACCGAGGGGATGTACCCCGAAGGCACTGTCGCCTTACATGCCGCGCCCATGTTCCACCTGGCCGACATGATGGTTACAGCAAGCGTCTTGCTGCGCGGAGGAAGTCATATCATTGCCCCGGTATTCCGTCCTGATCTGGTTCTAAACCTGATTGAGCAATGGCAAATTACAGATTTGCTATTGGTGCCTGCCATGCTGCAAGCGTTGGCAGATCATCCAACAATACACTCTGCCAGAACCACCAGCATTGCCCGCGTACTATACGGGGCGTCTCCTGTCTCCGAGGCTTTACTGAATCGAGCCATGGCCGCACTGCCAACCGCTACGTTTACCCAAATCTATGGAATGACTGAAATGTCTGCAGTGATGACTGCCCTGAGTCCCTATCACCACAGCAGGCAAGGACAATCCTCAGGCAAGCTGCGCTCAGGTGGTCGAGCTTGCTGTCACGTCCAAGTACAAATCATGGATCCTGATGATCGCCCATTACCCCGCGATCAAGTCGGTGAAATCTGCGTCAGAGGCCCTAATATCATGCAGGGTTACCTCAATCAGCCCGAAGCTACGGCTGAAGCACTCCGCAATGGGTGGATGCACACCGGCGACATGGGTTATATGGACGACGACGGCTATGTGTTTATCGTTGACCGCCTCAAAGACATGATTATTACAGGCGGAGAAAATGTTTATTCCACTGAAGTGGAAAATGCAATTGCAAAACACCCTGCAGTTGCTGCAGTTTCCGTCATTGGCATTCCCTCCCCGGAATGGGGAGAGTCAGTTCATGCATGCATCGTTCTCAGGTCAGGGCAAAACCTGACACTTGAAGCACTTTCCAGTCATTGCAAAACATTGATCGCCGGCTACAAATGCCCCCGTAGTATTGAAATTTTCGATCAACTCCCACTATCCGGTGCAGGGAAAGTATTGAAAACAGCACTTCGTGAAAAATTTTGGGGCTCCAGTCAGCGTAAAGTGAGCTGA
- a CDS encoding acetoacetate--CoA ligase, whose product MADDGGHKVVEGQQLWAPQAAFAQASHEAQFMRWLAQSRGLSFSNYSALWQWSVSEPEAFWAAIWDYFAVQSSTPYRQVLDRRTMPGCTWFEGSQVNYAEHLLRYESQGLDAPALHHCSEVRPLARMSWQTLGTQVRILATQLRAMGVVPGDRVVSYMPNIPETAIAMMAVTAIGAVWSSAAPEFGVQTVVDRFAQIEPKVLFAADGYRFGGKDYKREAEVRKIVEALPTLEQVIWLDYLMPGAPAPGVGQVTRWVDVLDHPAVAPEDFVYTRVAHDHPLWIVFSSGTTGLPKAIVHSHVGVLVEHLKLMHFHLNLRPGGAMFFYSTTGWMMWNLLLAALITGCAAVLYDGNPAHPTPDFLWQLAADTQATSFGASPTFVQMMEKAGLRPGEQFDLSALESIVVSGAPSTPETFDWFYRCVKRDLWVTSQSGGTEICSGFVGASPTLPVYAGEIQTRMLGMDVHAWRDDGTPADQDEVGELVVTTPFPSMPICFWQDRDGRRYHEAYFEAFPGVWRHGDFIKINARGGCYIYGRSDSTLNRYGVRIGTAEIYRTVEQLPEIADSLIVCCELPGGRFFMPLFIKLKPGAVLDQDLQARINTALRNHCSPRHVPDRIYAIEQIPYTLTGKKMEIPVRKILMGWPLNKAASRDAMANPSAIDWFVRFAQESIDYQWRNGGAG is encoded by the coding sequence ATGGCGGACGATGGCGGCCACAAGGTGGTCGAAGGACAGCAGCTGTGGGCACCGCAAGCCGCGTTTGCCCAGGCCTCGCACGAAGCACAGTTCATGCGCTGGCTGGCGCAATCGCGCGGGTTGTCCTTTTCAAACTATTCCGCGCTGTGGCAATGGTCGGTGAGCGAGCCGGAAGCTTTCTGGGCTGCCATCTGGGATTACTTTGCGGTGCAATCTTCCACACCCTATCGGCAGGTGCTGGATCGGCGCACCATGCCCGGCTGCACCTGGTTTGAAGGCAGCCAGGTCAACTATGCCGAGCACCTGTTGCGGTACGAGTCACAAGGGCTGGATGCCCCAGCCTTGCATCATTGTTCTGAAGTACGGCCGCTGGCGCGGATGAGCTGGCAAACCCTTGGCACACAAGTCCGGATTCTGGCCACGCAGCTGCGCGCGATGGGGGTTGTGCCGGGCGATCGGGTGGTGTCGTACATGCCCAATATCCCTGAAACGGCGATTGCGATGATGGCGGTCACGGCCATTGGCGCGGTGTGGTCTTCCGCGGCGCCGGAGTTTGGCGTGCAGACCGTGGTTGATCGTTTTGCCCAGATCGAGCCGAAGGTTCTGTTTGCGGCTGATGGCTACCGGTTTGGCGGCAAGGATTACAAACGTGAAGCCGAGGTGCGCAAAATCGTTGAAGCCCTGCCGACACTGGAGCAGGTGATCTGGCTCGACTACCTGATGCCGGGCGCGCCCGCGCCCGGAGTCGGGCAGGTCACGCGCTGGGTCGATGTGCTCGATCATCCCGCAGTCGCGCCCGAAGATTTTGTCTATACGCGCGTGGCTCACGATCATCCGCTATGGATCGTGTTTTCGTCCGGCACCACCGGCCTGCCCAAAGCCATTGTGCACAGCCATGTCGGCGTGCTGGTGGAGCATCTCAAACTGATGCACTTCCACCTCAACCTGCGGCCGGGCGGCGCCATGTTTTTCTACAGCACCACCGGCTGGATGATGTGGAATCTGCTGCTTGCCGCGTTGATCACCGGCTGCGCTGCCGTACTGTATGACGGCAATCCGGCACACCCGACACCTGATTTTTTATGGCAACTGGCCGCCGACACCCAGGCCACCAGCTTTGGTGCCAGCCCCACATTTGTCCAGATGATGGAAAAAGCCGGCCTGCGCCCCGGCGAGCAATTCGATCTTTCTGCGCTGGAAAGCATTGTGGTTTCAGGCGCGCCTTCGACGCCGGAAACGTTTGACTGGTTTTACCGCTGCGTCAAGCGTGATCTGTGGGTCACCTCGCAATCGGGCGGCACCGAAATCTGTAGCGGCTTTGTCGGCGCATCACCAACGCTGCCGGTTTATGCCGGTGAAATCCAGACCCGGATGCTGGGCATGGACGTTCACGCCTGGCGCGATGACGGCACCCCAGCGGATCAGGATGAAGTCGGCGAGCTGGTGGTCACCACCCCGTTTCCATCCATGCCCATCTGCTTTTGGCAGGATCGGGATGGGCGGCGTTATCACGAAGCCTACTTTGAAGCGTTTCCGGGCGTATGGCGTCATGGCGACTTCATCAAAATCAACGCGCGTGGGGGCTGCTACATCTATGGGCGCAGTGACTCAACACTCAACCGCTACGGTGTTCGGATCGGCACCGCCGAAATCTATCGCACCGTCGAACAACTGCCCGAAATTGCCGACAGCCTGATCGTCTGCTGCGAGCTGCCCGGCGGCCGCTTTTTCATGCCTTTGTTCATCAAGCTCAAACCCGGCGCGGTGCTCGATCAGGACCTGCAAGCACGGATCAATACGGCGCTGCGCAACCACTGCAGCCCACGCCATGTGCCCGACCGGATCTATGCCATCGAACAGATTCCCTACACCCTGACCGGCAAAAAAATGGAAATCCCGGTACGCAAGATCCTGATGGGCTGGCCACTCAACAAAGCCGCCAGCCGCGACGCCATGGCCAACCCCAGTGCAATCGACTGGTTTGTCCGGTTTGCGCAGGAATCCATCGACTACCAGTGGCGCAACGGCGGTGCCGGTTGA
- a CDS encoding hydantoinase B/oxoprolinase family protein, whose product MHDKISAEEQALLDKFLADNKMFLGPDPEIMRNHGLSPRSAHEQAVLAQGLDNHKVHHVRGLVNSALSEAFEMVNQMGAAPGAKWGDLVTGIYTAQGDLAMIAPHGIIAFAACAFYPIRFIIKYWMDDPTVGVKDGDGFIHNDARYGGIHNTDQSMMMPLFYKGKLVCWLSSTIHEGENGACEPGGLPAAAESKYDEGIKMPPFKIVENFELKRDLVTFLQNSVRDPKLQLEDMKVKLHAVMRLRERIIAILDQYGVDMLTGMMRMHLEDTEAEVRRRIRELPDGTTRVLQFMDSSLRENVMQKVSLAITVKDDRLIMDFRGTAPQFMNRAVNTNYASFKAALCTGLLQNIWPDLPHTMAVLSPIEVITDRNSIIDAEGEMPQSLSLMPLFKACVAWTIPMAKFNYSLPRKYSAIIASQYDQAATFIYGGLTQHGDVTGNFCADINGMGQGARSHADGEHSISPVFGFMADSGEHEINEEDTPIIRLGAQRLAKDRIGFGKYRGGMGYEQIATARGSQMWGFIVGCEGSKFPSAQGLFGGYSCPAYQLLKIKGINIFDQLRDNPKVVEAFDIVQLMNEQPIKGGKYSSNDMGMTFELCHEGEIYMICQGSGGGYGDVLERDPELVMKDVRDDLMSHENAWDIYRVVHDRETLIVDVEATAQARADERLARIARAQPFDAFCKTWTTPEPPANVPYLGSWDDPSEVWVSVPGVARMKTPGTAIQGIFMPNPKDVRIAQLEAQTEQLRAQLAACQSAAPAPEAA is encoded by the coding sequence AATCATGGTCTGTCGCCGCGTTCGGCGCACGAACAGGCGGTGCTGGCGCAGGGGCTGGACAATCACAAGGTTCACCACGTTCGGGGGCTGGTCAATTCGGCGTTGTCCGAAGCGTTTGAAATGGTCAACCAGATGGGCGCGGCCCCAGGCGCCAAGTGGGGGGATCTGGTCACCGGCATCTATACCGCACAAGGCGATCTGGCGATGATCGCACCGCACGGCATCATCGCCTTTGCGGCCTGCGCGTTTTACCCGATCCGCTTCATCATCAAATACTGGATGGATGATCCGACGGTGGGCGTCAAGGATGGGGATGGTTTCATTCATAACGATGCCCGCTATGGCGGCATCCACAATACCGATCAGTCGATGATGATGCCCTTGTTTTACAAGGGAAAACTGGTGTGCTGGCTATCCTCGACGATTCACGAGGGCGAAAACGGTGCCTGCGAGCCGGGCGGGCTGCCTGCAGCGGCGGAAAGCAAGTACGACGAAGGCATCAAGATGCCGCCGTTCAAGATCGTTGAAAACTTTGAGCTCAAGCGCGATCTGGTGACTTTTTTGCAGAACTCGGTGCGCGATCCCAAGCTGCAACTCGAAGACATGAAGGTCAAGCTGCATGCGGTGATGCGCCTGCGTGAACGGATCATTGCCATTCTCGATCAATACGGCGTGGACATGCTCACTGGCATGATGCGGATGCACCTGGAAGACACCGAAGCCGAAGTGCGGCGGCGGATCCGCGAGCTGCCGGATGGCACCACCCGCGTGTTGCAATTCATGGACTCATCGCTGCGTGAGAACGTCATGCAGAAAGTCAGCCTGGCGATCACCGTCAAGGATGATCGGCTGATCATGGATTTTCGCGGCACTGCGCCGCAGTTCATGAACCGCGCGGTCAACACCAATTACGCCTCATTCAAGGCGGCACTGTGTACCGGCTTGTTGCAGAACATCTGGCCCGATCTGCCGCATACGATGGCGGTGCTCTCCCCGATCGAGGTGATCACCGACCGCAATTCGATCATCGACGCCGAAGGCGAGATGCCGCAGTCGCTGAGCCTGATGCCGTTGTTCAAGGCATGCGTGGCGTGGACGATCCCGATGGCCAAGTTCAACTACAGCCTGCCCCGAAAATACTCGGCGATCATTGCCTCGCAATACGATCAGGCGGCCACGTTCATCTACGGCGGGCTGACGCAGCATGGCGATGTCACCGGCAACTTCTGTGCCGACATCAATGGCATGGGGCAGGGCGCGCGCAGCCATGCCGATGGTGAACACTCCATTTCTCCGGTGTTTGGTTTCATGGCCGACTCGGGCGAGCATGAAATCAATGAGGAGGACACGCCGATCATCCGCCTGGGCGCGCAGCGGCTGGCCAAGGATCGCATTGGCTTTGGCAAGTATCGCGGTGGCATGGGCTATGAGCAGATCGCCACCGCGCGCGGATCGCAGATGTGGGGCTTCATCGTGGGGTGTGAAGGCTCCAAGTTCCCATCGGCACAAGGGCTGTTCGGGGGGTATTCGTGTCCGGCCTACCAGCTGCTCAAGATCAAAGGCATCAATATCTTTGACCAGCTCAGGGATAACCCGAAAGTGGTGGAAGCCTTCGATATCGTGCAGTTGATGAACGAGCAGCCGATCAAGGGCGGCAAATACAGCAGCAACGACATGGGTATGACCTTTGAGCTGTGTCACGAAGGCGAGATTTACATGATCTGCCAAGGTTCGGGGGGCGGTTATGGCGATGTGCTGGAACGCGATCCAGAACTGGTGATGAAGGATGTGCGCGACGATCTGATGTCGCATGAAAATGCCTGGGACATCTATCGTGTGGTCCACGACCGTGAAACCCTGATCGTTGACGTTGAAGCCACCGCGCAGGCGCGCGCGGATGAGCGTCTGGCACGGATCGCGCGCGCGCAGCCTTTCGATGCGTTCTGCAAGACCTGGACAACACCTGAGCCGCCGGCGAACGTGCCGTATCTGGGCAGTTGGGATGATCCTTCAGAAGTCTGGGTCAGCGTGCCGGGTGTGGCGCGGATGAAAACGCCGGGGACTGCAATCCAGGGCATTTTCATGCCCAATCCCAAGGATGTGCGGATTGCCCAGCTCGAAGCACAAACCGAGCAGTTGCGCGCGCAACTGGCGGCGTGCCAGTCGGCAGCACCCGCTCCGGAGGCCGCATGA